One genomic segment of Hordeum vulgare subsp. vulgare chromosome 2H, MorexV3_pseudomolecules_assembly, whole genome shotgun sequence includes these proteins:
- the LOC123425917 gene encoding uncharacterized protein LOC123425917, whose protein sequence is MPRSPSPEPERSYPARRRGGGGNHVLSSRCRSPSPPPRRSLRPRRAAAASSRPLVDDFFPFPSSPSSSPPRPQHRRAPSHEPSSSDSDGGGVAGSSASDRRRRKLKLVVKLSQLPPDQHHRRAPPPPPYSDSSEGEERPAGGGEEQVKPPKKRRIESRDDRSRSREVAGRSDAASAPRTKRLPVPGMARTTPLPDRQALDMILDKLQKKDTYGVFAEPVDLEELPDYNDVIEHPMDFGTVKRKLARNVYRSFEQFEDDVFLICSNAMVYNAPDTVYFRQAHSIQELARKKFQELRDEGIPTENQVKSEQKVGPIPCNRGPIKKPVLRYSDDDLDFLTRKEQIKRPNAKISGADISFKDQVKKPISRNSENTSSSSFHKERVKKPIFRNSENNLSSSFHGEQVKKSISRNSEDDRSSSIHQVKVRKAISRNSEDDRSPSFQQGQVRKAISRSSENDRSSSFPQQQVNKPTSRSSKDVLSSQKKHIGKPVCRNGEDPDCSFDKEPSENPGSANGEDLGLSPEKLVEEPSCRYIDDMDHSHQTESAKEPFCRDGQDDLGDSCNEEIAKPFCLNSQDALGSNVSPPTIVSAGDGSDGLSVSQANGAEPPECTPADGCSDKDISSPVDEVRSEKNDDTSALDYSAKPSHKPFVVDETRRKTYHEPEDQPSSDSELIFDVFCAEPKELISVGLHAEHSYARSLARFAGSLGAQGWRIASERIQQTLPTEVRFGRGWVEEYEPPLPPILVMQDQLRSQVSSDTNMQRNASVPRDNERLRPTESITSKDMSLSLLNRITTVNNVIGVTGSLESPELKPKLFGVTGEPQHRNTDALPLHDKHRASRNAVKTKRATNDQVRKGRHSSNACPPEVQPQRSECSKGASSSVLDVPAVNKMASHRPFFQPPEAVRAHQMKKSDSSQSAQCMKGPGVHDMLSPNNSIGHPKPFFQSQEPVAPQPKNEATWVYHGRPGDAKFGTSEKSRQTSNIGFITKNEPVNANGFAMNASAQNNIIDHAKSMLAVPGQVSVPNRGFDASRNIFSAFPTAVRENQGIPSAPVAQSWISFGASSENKPTIVSPNFHDGNSGWKMPFANVRTCDETKMSAVPQFFRQPVQVARESPGQNKGLVIFPQLVQTDFSRSQGQSQWQGLVPHMQQKPNKDMLRPDLNIGFPSPGSPPARQSSGINLEAQQPDLALQL, encoded by the exons atgCCGAGGTCGCCGTCGCCGGAGCCGGAGAGGAGCTACCCCGCGCGCCGGAGGGGAGGAGGCGGGAACCACGTCCTCTCGTCGCGCTGccgctcgccgtcgccgccgccgcgccggtCGCTCCGcccgcgccgcgccgccgccgcgtccTCTCGCCCGCTCGTCGACGACTTCTTCCCTTTCCCCTCGTCGCCCTCATCGTCTCCGCCACGCCCCCAGCACCGGAGGGCGCCGTCGCACGAGCCCTCCAGCTCCGACTCCGACGGAGGCGGCGTGGCTGGCTCCTCCGCCTCCGACCGCCGCCGGCGCAAGCTTAAGCTCGTCGTCAAGCTCTCCCAGCTTCCTCCGGACCAGCACCACCGACGGGCCCCACCTCCCCCTCCTTACTCGGACTCATCCGAGGGGGAGGAGCGGCCGGCTGGCGGAGGCGAGGAGCAGGTCAAGCCGCCCAAGAAGCGCCGGATCGAGTCGCGCGACGACAGATCTCGCAGTCGCGAG GTTGCTGGGAGGAGCGACGCTGCCAGCGCGCCGCGGACGAAGCGGCTTCCGGTGCCAG GGATGGCAAGGACAACGCCGTTGCCGGACCGGCAGGCGCTGGATATGATTCTTGACAAGCTGCAGAA GAAGGATACGTACGGTGTGTTTGCTGAGCCGGTGGATCTGGAGGAG TTGCCTGACTACAATGATGTGATTGAGCACCCGATGGACTTCGGCACCGTCAAGAGGAAGCTTGCTAGGAATGTATATCGCTCATTCGAGCAATTCGAG GATGATGTCTTCTTAATTTGCAGCAATGCAATGGTGTACAATGCGCCTGATACGGTTTACTTCAGACAG GCCCATTCCATACAAGAGCTGGCAAGAAAGAAGTTTCAAGAACTTAGAGATGAGGGCATACCTACAGAAAACCAAGTAAAGAGTGAACAGAAAGTTGGACCTATTCCGTGCAACAGAGGACCAATTAAGAAGCCTGTTTTGAGGTATTCAGATGATGATCTAGACTTCTTGACCCGCAAAGAGCAAATTAAGAGACCAAATGCAAAAATTTCTGGAGCTGACATAAGCTTCAAAGATCAAGTGAAGAAACCCATCTCTAGGAATTCAGAGAACACTTCAAGTTCTTCATTCCACAAAGAGCGAGTTAAGAAGCCAATTTTCAGAAATTCAGAGAACAATTTGAGTTCCTCATTCCATGGAGAGCAAgttaagaaatccatatcgagaaATTCGGAGGATGATCGAAGTTCTTCAATCCACCAAGTGAAAGTTAGAAaagccatttcaagaaattcggaGGATGATCGAAGCCCCTCATTCCAACAAGGGCAAGTTAGGAAAGCCATTTCAAGAAGTTCAGAAAATGACCGAAGTTCCTCTTTCCCCCAACAGCAAGTCAATAAACCTACTTCCAGGAGTTCAAAAGATGTTTTGTCATCCCAGAAGAAACACATTGGGAAGCCAGTTTGCAGaaatggagaagatccagattgcTCATTCGACAAAGAACCATCTGAGAATCCTGGCAGTGCGAATGGAGAAGATTTAGGCTTATCCCCGGAAAAACTCGTTGAGGAGCCCAGTTGCAGATACATAGATGACATGGACCACTCCCACCAAACAGAGTCGGCTAAGGAGCCTTTTTGCAGAGATGGACAAGATGATCTAGGCGACTCCTGCAATGAAGAGATTGCTAAGCCATTTTGTTTGAATAGCCAAGACGCATTGGGTTCAAATGTCTCTCCTCCAACCATTGTTTCTGCAGGAGATGGCTCTGATGGCTTAAGCGTGTCACAGGCTAATGGTGCTGAGCCCCCAGAATGTACTCCCGCCGATGGGTGTTCCGACAAAGACATCAGTTCTCCAGTGGATGAGGTCAGGTCTGAGAAGAATGACGATACTTCAG CCCTAGATTATTCAGCAAAGCCCAGCCACAAGCCATTTGTGGTAGACGAGACTAGACGAAAAACTTACCATGAACCTGAAGACCAGCCTTCATCAGATTCTGAACTAATTTTTGATGTCTTCTGTGCGGAGCCAAAAGAGCTAATAAGT GTTGGACTTCATGCTGAGCACTCCTATGCAAGAAGTTTGGCTCGTTTTGCTGGTTCACTTGGTGCCCAAGGTTGGAGAATTGCTTCTGAGCGTATTCAGCAGACATTACCCACTGAAGTGAGGTTTGGACGTGGCTGGGTTGAAGAATATGAGCCACCATTGCCACCTATTCTAGTTATGCAAGACCAGTTACGCAGTCAGGTTAGCTCTGATACGAATATGCAAAGGAATGCTTCAGTGCCTAGAGATAATGAAAGGCTCAGACCAACAGAAAGCATTACTTCAAAGGATATGAGTTTGAGTCTACTTAATCGGATAACCACAGTTAATAACGTAATTGGTGTGACTGGTTCACTTGAGAGTCCAGAACTTAAGCCAAAATTATTTGGTGTTACTGGTGAACCCCAGCACAGGAACACTGATGCCTTACCACTGCACGATAAACATAGAGCATCTAGAAATGCTGTGAAGACGAAAAGAGCAACCAATGATCAAGTTAGGAAAGGCAGACACTCCTCCAATGCCTGCCCTCCTGAAGTGCAACCACAGAGGTCTGAATGTTCAAAAGGAGCTTCGTCTAGTGTGCTTGATGTGCCTGCTGTGAACAAAATGGCTAGCCACCGACCTTTTTTCCAACCGCCAGAAGCAGTCAGAGCTCATCAAATGAAAAAAAGCGACTCGTCTCAAAGTGCTCAGTGCATGAAAGGTCCTGGTGTTCATGATATGCTTTCCCCAAACAATAGTATTGGGCATCCTAAACCCTTTTTCCAATCTCAGGAACCAGTTGCACCACAGCCCAAAAATGAAGCTACATGGGTGTACCATGGAAGACCCGGTGATGCAAAGTTTGGAACTTCTGAGAAAAGCAGACAAACGAGCAACATTGGATTCATTACTAAAAATGAACCGGTAAATGCCAACGGCTTTGCCATGAATGCGAGCGCACAGAATAATATTATTGACCATGCAAAGTCAATGTTAGCAGTACCTGGCCAAGTAAGCGTACCAAACCGAGGGTTTGATGCTTCCAGGAACATTTTCTCAGCATTTCCAACAGCTGTtagggagaaccagggcattccgTCTGCTCCAGTAGCTCAATCTTGGATCTCATTTGGTGCTTCATCAGAGAACAAACCAACCATAGTGAGTCCAAATTTTCATGACGGCAACTCTGGCTGGAAAATGCCATTTGCAAATGTCCGAACTTGTGATGAAACGAAGATGAGTGCTGTTCCTCAGTTCTTTAGACAACCTGTTCAGGTTGCTAGAGAAAGTCCAGGTCAAAACAAGGGCTTGGTGATATTTCCGCAGTTGGTCCAGACAGATTTCTCAAGATCACAGGGCCAATCACAATGGCAAGGGTTGGTTCCTCACATGCAACAGAAGCCAAACAAGGATATGCTCCGTCCAGACTTGAACATTGGGTTTCCCTCTCCAGGTTCACCACCAGCTCGACAGTCTTCAGGCATCAATTTGGAAGCACAACAGCCAGATCTTGCCTTGCAGTTATAA